A genomic window from Micromonospora sp. WMMA1947 includes:
- a CDS encoding phospholipase, with the protein MSHHHDLGPSEVGSVVLDLGGDRGALIIHTGRDLHGREIEISRVDLDGPRTHSAVRERHVRDGVFHSAVYPDLEAGVYTVWWDDHTSAGAISVTGGSVAEFVWPTSSPARLD; encoded by the coding sequence ATGTCACACCATCACGATCTCGGCCCGTCGGAGGTCGGAAGCGTCGTGCTCGATCTCGGCGGCGATCGGGGCGCGCTGATCATCCACACCGGGCGGGACCTGCACGGCCGGGAGATCGAGATCAGTCGGGTGGACCTCGACGGTCCGCGGACCCACTCCGCCGTACGTGAGCGGCACGTCCGGGACGGGGTGTTCCACAGTGCCGTCTACCCGGACCTGGAGGCGGGTGTGTATACCGTTTGGTGGGACGACCACACGTCCGCCGGGGCGATCTCGGTCACCGGCGGGTCGGTCGCCGAATTCGTCTGGCCCACCAGCTCACCAGCCCGCTTGGACTGA